One window of Watersipora subatra chromosome 3, tzWatSuba1.1, whole genome shotgun sequence genomic DNA carries:
- the LOC137391700 gene encoding uncharacterized protein, which produces MQEEERKAEGDFTSEEEGGGKDEDAWWKNSGRVLDKEEQQRTTKHLIISNTRPPKPVPALVFPKLDSPKPDHQQQPGPLNPTQPYNHLYMQPYPQPYPQPYPQPYPQPYPQPYPQPYPQPYPYHPQSYQRPQPYHQLHQPYPQPYIQPYPGYPYQPFTYQPPYHVTNTNKPRTTTPPSASPVPGNTRLTSVEEIEEFYEFLLQQVKSGATKSEALKKCNKDFTSLRRVAPIIQLKVTRPDKFREIINEWDGRSLGDLGLRCRPHIIEALKEEAKNAGKLLE; this is translated from the exons ATGCAGGAAGAGGAAAGAAAAGCTGAAGGTGATTTTACCAG TGAAGAAGAAGGTGGTGGAAAAGATGAAGATGCGTGGTGGAAGAACAGTGGAAG AGTCCTAGATAAAGAAGAGCAGCAGAGGACCACTAAGCATCTCATCATATCTAATACACGTCCGCCCAAACCAGTACCTGCATTAGTATTTCCAAAACTTGATTCACCAAAACCAGATCACCAGCAACAACCTGGACCTCTTAATCCCACACAACCATATAATCACCTATACATGCAGCCATACCCACAACCATATCCACAACCATACCCACAACCGTATCCACAACCGTACCCACAACCATATCCACAACCGTACCCACAACCCTATCCATACCATCCGCAATCGTACCAGCGACCACAGCCATACCATCAACTGCATCAACCATATCCACAACCATACATACAACCATATCCAGGTTATCCCTATCAGCCGTTTACTTACCAGCCCCCTTACCATGTGACCAATACGAACAAACCACGGACAACAACTCCCCCTAGTGCATCACCTGTACCTGGGAATACAAGAT TGACCAGCGTAGAGGAGATTGAGGAGTTTTATGAGTTTCTGTTACAACAAGTCAAGAGTGGCGCCACAAAGAGCGAGGCTctgaaaaaatgtaataaaGATTTTACCTCACTGAGAAGGGTGGCGCCAATAATTCAACTAAAGGTTACACGGCCCGACAAGTTCCGTGAG atAATCAATGAATGGGATGGGAGGAGCCTAGGGGATCTAGGATTGAGATGCAGGCCCCACATAATCGAAGCTCTGAAAGAAGAAGCTAAGAATGCGGGAAAGCTGCTGGAGTGA